tattatatatatatatatatatatatatatatatatatatatatatatatatatatatatatatatgcgcaaaacaaccactatgaagcaacagagaaattccaagcgcattcgtgactactcacgttatcaaggaaccatagttctttgataatgtgagtagtcacgaaagcgcttggaatttctctattctttcatagtggttgttttgcatattctgaagtcacctgtttactgtgatcttattgcatatatatatatatatatatatatatatatatatatatatatatatatatatatatatatatatatatatatatatatatcgtgccgaatatgtaaaactggtcaattagcaagaactcatttaaaattaagacctttctgaaattttcccttatacttttaaagatatatttttttcattaatgttaatgtaaaaatttttaattttgcaccagaagaatcttagaaaacttacctaaccttattataacaagaacaatttattttagcctaacccaactaaatatattttagatttgtttatagtaatttaatactaaacaagcacagtgaaatatatttttttcgttaggttcaaaatgattttggcgaaattattgcatacacaaattttcacttgtcctatatggcaagatgagcgttgctatttaagccaagatcgcaagttctgcctattcggcacgacattatatatatatatatatatatatattcatatatatatatatatatatatatatatatatatatatatatattcatatatatatatatattcatatatatatatatattcatatatatatatattcatatatatatatatattcatatatatatatatattcatatatatatatatatattcatatatatatatatattcatatatatatatatatattcatatatatatatatatattcggcgaaattattacatacacaaattttcacttgacctatatggcaggatgagcgttgttatttaagccaagatcgcaagttctgcctattcggcacgacatatatatcaacactgcactagccaaggactcgaacccatgctgctttggcctgcctcatggtgggcgaaaacacataaCGCCCTTATCCACtagaccatacgatccttaaaagTAGCGCTTCCAGCGTagctgaatgttgtactcgctaccgaAGGACAACATTCAGTTCCGCTCGATACGCTGATCTAAAGGATCGTATGGTctagtggataagggcgtcatgtgttttcgcccaccatgaggcaggctaaagcagcatgggttcgagtccttggctagtgcagtgttgatatatatgtcgtgccgaataggcagaacttgcgatcttggcttaaatagcaacgctcatcttgccatataggacaagtgaaaatttgtgtatgtaataatttcgccaaaatcattctgaacctaacgaaaaaaatatatttcactgtgtttgtttagtattacatttttgtaaacaaatcaaaaatatatttagttgggttaggctaaaataaattgcgcttgttataataaggttaggtaagttttctaagttccttttggtgcaaaattataattctttacatgaacattaatgagaaaaatatgtctttaaacgtataagagaaaatttttagaaaggacttaattttaaatgagtttttgctaattgaccagttttacatattcggcacgacatatatatatatatatatatatatatatatatatatatatatatatatatatatatatatatatatatatatcctatttCAAATATTTCTTTCAACTGTAGGGTAACATATGAAATTGCATATATCTTTATACAACAGTGCAATTATCATTACAAGGATTAGGCATGACACCCCATTAAATGGCTTCTATTCTTCAATCATATCATGCATTTAGACTTCAAATGGGGAATTATGAAGCAGTATGTCTTTCTGATATATCTAGTGGACACTAAAACAATGTATGAAGGCATCACATATATTGGCCATTAAGGAAGGAACTTGAATTTCTAATATATGTCATAGCCACTAGAGGTACACAGAGGCCATGGTGAGACACAGAGGCCATGGTGAGACACAGAGGCCATGGTGAGACACAGAGGCCATGGTGAGACACAGAGGCCATGGTGAGATTACCTGGAGTAAATATTCGTGAAACAATATGAATACTACAGTAATTTAAGTATAATCTACAGAAAACTACATTTTCATATGAATTAACACAGTACAATAACTCCCATTGATAAAATTTAGTTCGGTGATAAATAATAGATAATGAAGCAGCTGTAATTAATTAATGTTACTTAATGTTAATGCGTTGATCTGGCTAATTAACTCTCTGAGATTGAAATTGCGTCAAATACATTTTTCTGCTCCATGTTTTATAAGAAATTTACGATTAATGTTAATTTTTTCTTCCGTCAGAAACAAGTGTAGCAACAGCAGATCTAGAGTACCATCCAACAGTAACTTACGTGCCCTGGGATGTTGTACTTGCAAAAATGGCTAACTGGAGCAACCCCGTTAATCTAAGCTTTAGCGACGGGTTGCCCCTGCCAGTGCTCAGCTGTGTGCCAGAGTTTAAGGTCTGCCAAGATCCGACCCAATACTATGATGTTCTTAAGAGTTCAGTTGTCTTTAAGGCATTATGTGTGAGCACAGATTTTGCCTGCAAGACATTGATAATCGCCTATGACGAAGCTTCTCTCTGTCAATGTATCTCAGCCTCAGTTTACAACAAGGAAAGAACTGTGAATGATACACTAAAGTTGACAAATATGACTCTCCTTGATGAATGCCCATTGACCCATGATAATACTGATGAAAAAAAGAGCCAAGTCAGCACTCATATTCTGTACGGAACTAACATACTTAAGATTAACAATACAGTATTACCTTCACTGAATATCTGTACTCTGATCATTGACGATACTGGTGAGTGTAAAGACAAACTAGATTCGTGGCCGTTTACTATGGAAATATTTACTTGTAGTTTCATAATCATTTTTATAGCTTTTGTTCTGTTTACAATTTGGAAAAGAATAAGGAAAGAAAACGATCGAATCTCCGACCAAGAAAATATTGAGTTAGAGAGTGAAGTAACACTTATGGAAAACAACGAAATTACTTATTAAAGTCTCAGTGTAACGATCATATCCACACGACCGATCATATCAACACGACTGATCATATCCACACGACTGATCATATCCACACGACTGACCATATCCACATGACTGACCATATCCACACGACTGACCATATCCACATGACTGACCATATCCACACGACTGACCATATCCACATGACTGACCATATCCACACGACTGACCATAACTACACGACTGACCATAACCACACAACTGACCTTAACCACACGACTGGCCATATCCACACGACTGACCATATCCACTCTACTGATCATATACCTACACTACTAACCATATATCCACACGACTGACCATATCCACTCTACTGATCATATACCTACACTACTAACCATATACCCACACGACTGACCATATCCACACGACTGACCATATCCACACGACTGATCATATACCTACACTACTAACCATATGCCCACACGACTGACCATATCCACACGACTGATCATATACCTACACTACTAAACATATACCCACACGACTGACCATATCCACACGACTGACCATATCCACTCTACTGATCATATACCTACACTACTAACCATATACCCACACGACTGACCATATCCACACGACTGACCATATCCACACGACTGACCAAATCCACACGGCTGATCATATACCTACACTACTAACCATATGCCCACACGACTGACCATATCCACACGACTGACCTTAACCACACGACTGACCATATCCACACTACTGATCATATACCTACACTACTAACCATATACCCACACGACTGACCATATGCACACGACTGACCTTAACCACACGATTGACCATATCCACACGACTGACCTTAACCACACGACTGACCATATCCACACGACTGACCATATCCACACGACTGACCTTAACCACACGACTGGCCATATCCACACGACTGATCATATACCTACACTACTAACCATATATCAACAAAACTGACCATATCCACACAAATGACCTTACCCATACGACTCACCATATCCAAACGACTGGCCATATACCCACACGACTGGCCATATCCAAAAGACTAGTTATATACCTACACTACTAACCCTCTACCCACACGACTAACCATATCCACACGACTGACCTTAACCACACAACTGACCATATCCACACGACTGACCATATCCACACGACTGACCTTAACCACACAACTGATCATATCCACACGACTGATCGTATACCCACACTAGTAACTATATACCCACACGACTGACCATAACTACACGGCCTAACTCAACCACACGACTGACCATATTAACACAACTTACCATATACCCACACTACTAACCATGTATCCACACAACTGACCATATCCACAAACTGATCTTAACCACACTACTGACCATATCTAAACAACTGGCCATGTACCCACATGACTGGCCATATCCACACGACTGATCATATACCCACACTACTAACCATATACCCATGCTATTGACCAAACCCACACGATTGACCTTAACCACACTACTAACCTTAACCACACGACTGACCATACCCACATGACTGACCATATCCACACGACTGACCATATCCACACGACTGACCATATCCACACAACTGACCATACCCACACGACTGACCATATCCACATGACTGACCTTAACCACACGATTGATCATACCTACTCGACTGAACTTACCCACACGGCTCACCTTATCCACACGACTGACCTTAGCCACACGACTGACCATATGCACACGACGGACCTTAACCACACGACTGACCATATCCACATGACTGATCATATACCCACACGAATGATCGTATAAAGACAGTGATGATATTTAGACTTCCAGTACATTTTTCATTTCATAGAAGGTATCTGTTAATCTAAAGACACGAATGGTGAGGAGTAACAACAATGTAGAGGACATTTCTTTACAAGTTTGTGGATGAAAATGGAACATTATCGACAAGAATAACAGCCAAAACGACAGTACAAGCATTATGGAATATTTCTTTTTTTAAACGTTTCCGCTGCTTATCCGACTCTATAAAGCTCTCAACAGAACGTAATTTTATCCCAATAAAAATTATTCTGCAATAATTTCCTTTGTACTCCTACTAATTTAATTTTTGCAAGACGCTCTGAGTGCCCTAATGCCAGCATGTATTTTACTGTTGAATCTACAGTATCTGATTTTTCAAGCGAAGTTCCTCGATGCCAGAAAACCTCTTGATTAATTAAACctgatccccccctctctctctctctctttcatcaaacctaattacctcttaTTTTCCTATGCGGTGTATTATTTCTACGTATTTTGCGATCCCTCCAGgaatgtaataatattaataagatAATAATCTACTGTTTCTGAGTGTCAGCATAatgtcaccatcactcactgtGACTTCCATCTGGGACTTTTTCTGTTAACAGCATAAATCATATTGAATGTGTATACTCTGAACATGTTTTAAAATCGACATCTTTTTACTTCATAATGTAGATATTTCTTGCACTTCTTAACTTAGATTCGTCTTCTCGATGTCATGAACTATGATAGTCAAGCAAATGCTGAACATGTTCAATGAAACCAAGTGTGACTCTAGAAAAAGAGTCtagtttaaactccttggatacaCATCACCTTACAAGTATCAAGGTACCTTGGATACACATCACCTTACAAGCGTCAAGGTACCTTGGATACACATCACCTTACAAGCGTCAAGGCACCTTGGATACACATCACCTtacaagcatcaaggtaccttatATACAGATCACCTTACAACCAACAAGGCACCTTATGTACATATCACCTTACAAGCATCAAGACAACTTGGATACACATCACCTtacaagcatcaaggcaccttggatACACATCACCTTACAAGCGTCAAGGCACCTTGGATACACATCACCTTACAATCGTCAAGGTACCTTGGATACACATCACCTTACAAGCATCGAGGCACCTTGGACACACGTCACTTTACAAGTATCAAGGTACCTTGGATACACGTCACCAtacaagcatcaaggcaccttggatACATATCACCTtacaagcatcaaggcaccttggatACATATCACCTtacaagcatcaaggcaccttggatACACATCACCTtacaagcatcaaggcaccttggatACACATCACCTtacaagcatcaaggcaccttggatACACATCACCTtacaagcatcaaggcaccttggatACACATCACCTtacaagcatcaaggcaccttggatACACATCACTTtacaagcatcaaggcaccttggatACACATCACCTtacaagcatcaaggcaccttggatACACATCACCAGGAAAGCACCAAAACAATGTGATGAAAAAAATTGATTTTTCCCTGAATTTAACAAATATTGCTTGAATTTTTATGGTCGAAATATGCCCGCCCTCTATATTTTGAATTTATCTACCTATTATTATAAGCttcttttaatttataaatatggAGTAGAAAAGCTCAAGAAAATAGGCTACTTATTGGCCATAAAGAAATTAAGAGTTTAAAGTTTATTTTGAAGGGCAAAAAAACAACATGAGAGTGTAACCAGCCAGAAAATTTCTTCGGAAGTTCACATGAAAATGTTGTAGTAATATTAAATGTGTTTTTGAAAAGACATTTGTGTTAACTTTTTTAATGTTTCTTAAATATGTATTTCACCAAATTAGAAAGAGGAATGATACTAAAGATTAAATGTGAATTTACATGGTTAAAAATGATTTCAACCCCTGAACTTGAGTGTTTCGTAAAGAACGTTTATACAGATTTATGAAATGAGACAATATTCTTGGATAGAGTATATCCCAGAACGTGTGAATCTGCAAcgtcaagtgttccagaagtgggaTATTATAAGGAGCCCAAGTGCTGTAAATCAACATTCACAAAAACTTTCTCAGCTTATCATCACAAGTGTAAAAATGCTCTAAAttcagtttctttttttttctttttttttttgtaaaaatatCATAAAACAATGGCCTGAGCTGTAAATCACTATTGCATGAAGTGCTCCCAAATCCTGtcagaaatatttaaaattttagaGCTAGAGCTTAAATCTGAGAGCCTAGAGATCAAACAGCTATGCACATCGTTACCTGGCCTGGATCTGTATCTTAACTCCTTCAACTGGCCCAAGTGTTTCGTGTAGCAACACCAAACACTGCTTACACACCAGAAGTGTACTCGATCACGTACTACATGTTTCCGAAGTTAACCAATTTGATTATCAAGGTGAAGACTAAGTATTAACATCATCATGACAATTAGCACGAAAATGAAACATATTCGTACACGTGTAGCTGAGCCACTAGTTATGAACCGCAACTTGAGCTAACAGAGGTCCGAAACTGCATATAATGGGCACCAACAACAGGCCAGAGGTTCATAGTTGTTTATAAGTTTACCATACACAACCTAAAAGATTCTTACATGTACATAAAAGCCTTTATATATGAGCTAGAGGTCAGTGACTGAATAAGGTTTCAAACACAAATTAAGAGGATCCTGCACATGTAAATGAGCCTTCAGACACGAGTTAGACGTACCTAACTGTGCATATAGACCACCGAACATAGCTAGAGGTTCctaagaccccccccccagatgtGAGTCAGAAATGCTCAGCCGCTTATAATGGCTACCTGACATGAGTCAGAGGCCCAAAATTGCATAAAAAACCTAAAATAAAATTTGTATTTGTGTCTTTGGAAAATACTTATAGGTCCGTATCACAATAAAGGCACCTATGATAGGCATATGCAGGACACAAAGTCGACTACTTTTACTAgctactttttcttattttcggtgttttttttttttttacccaattCTGAGATTCGGGCAATTTTTTGCCAGTTTGCTTGCTGAAGGTCCCTAACTGTATAAATGTCAACAAAAATAAGCTAGATTATCTGCTGAAGAGAATCCCAGGAGGAGGTCGACGTATACAAATCAAtcaatcttctgagtttctgtctccatgtaggttattactgagcatttaTAAGTGTACATAAACTAGAGGTTTCTAGCTGTGCATAAATACAACCAGAAATGTTCCAGAGGCcctgtatgtatataaatatttctAAAACGAGCTTCAGGGGCCTCGGCATGTATAATGACCACTAATACAACCTAATAATTGTCAGTAGTGAATGCACGCACCCAGAGATGATACGGAGGTCCTTAGCTAAAAATGAACCAATGGTCCCTAGTCAACTACAAAGAGCACCAGACATGTTGCACGGTGGGACCTGCCAGCCTACCAGTGTCATACCTGTTCCCACTCCACTGTGTGTCGTTGATAAAGCAGTCCCTTCTGTTAATTCTTTTGGTGATACCAGTCGGCCTTCAACCATGGAAATTTTGGATAAGCCATCTACCTATACTAGGACACATGGAGTCACCAGTATGCTTGCTGCTACAGTTGTGACGACATTGGAGACTGCGGTTGAGTAGGCCAACTCTGCTAACAGTAATGGAGCCACCAATCAGCTTGCAGCTTCACTGTGACCACACCGGAAGCTGTGGATAAACCAGCCACACTCACACAGCGGCACCACTAGAAAACGCCAGAGTAATTGTGACGCCTTTTTCCTTAGGTGGTAAAAACTGAACTTATTCGGGAGTACTTCTCAACAGCAAACCAACAGAAGCACATGACCTATTCCAACTCACTGAAATTACACATTCAAAAAAATTACCATAGAGAGCagttatgaaaaaatatataaaaatatataaagctAGACAGTCAAAATGATGTCCCAAAAACAGAGATGAAAGCTTAAGCGAAGAATTCTCTATTGAAACAGAAAGTAGTTGTACAAaagacaagaatttttttttttttcctttcaaatTTTAAATAGGAATGTGTTGATGCGGTGCCTTAAAATGAGTAAGAAAAATGGTTATGCTAGAAAGAAAGTGCAATATATGCTGTTTGCGCTTAAGCATTTGTATACGATTCTTGCAGAGTAATAACCTAGTAACCTTATTGTATAACGAGAGAAAAATTGTAATAAATGACTACAGTGGATATGTTATAattttttcatggaacattgcttcagTCAGTAAGAAGTTGCCCGACTTACATCACATTAGCGCAACTGATAACATTGATATGTTAATGTTGACATATAAATGCATTAATAGTAAACAATATCGATAAGGTGATGAAGACTAATATGCAACACTTAGATACTTTTATTATGATAACTTTTCTAAGCTAATTGACTACTTCAGTTAAAAGGAAGAGGCTGAAAGGTAAAGAAAGTATACAGTAGCAAATGCAGAATAATGGTCCCCTGTATAATGGAGTCAGATGAGGTGCAGAAGTTGAGAGCATCGTAGTCAATGTGTGACGAGGCCTTCTATATGAACTACCTCCATCACTTATACGTAGCTAAAAACAATGCTGATGATGTAATGATTCATACAGTATATATAAGAAGATGAATATCATTCATACTGAAGTTGATATAATTGATTAATGTTCATCGTATCTGCATCTAacactaagatattaacaagcaaaccaCATGTCCCACTAATTTGTTTGCAGGGTAAATTAATCAGGTAAGattaagactgaaaggactaagtttattgcTGGTCAAAAGTGAGGCTTTCAAACAATATattcactagaataggagcagaggcttttacttacagttgtgatgggagctgtgagtcgagtgattactgtttggccggagccccacacgtcacctttcggggtggggagagaggggggggggatatagcgggagctagactgaccctaccttgaCAAGCAGCcgacaatcaaactatcgttaccatatactcgctcgctactcctatctgttgaacttttccctcacactcccccataccaagacttatagtcaaggagtataa
The nucleotide sequence above comes from Cherax quadricarinatus isolate ZL_2023a chromosome 40, ASM3850222v1, whole genome shotgun sequence. Encoded proteins:
- the LOC128687136 gene encoding uncharacterized protein; the protein is MRAADAVLTMVEVLLVILVVTNPDHCRGPHWITKNKDGRWLSLLPETSVATADLEYHPTVTYVPWDVVLAKMANWSNPVNLSFSDGLPLPVLSCVPEFKVCQDPTQYYDVLKSSVVFKALCVSTDFACKTLIIAYDEASLCQCISASVYNKERTVNDTLKLTNMTLLDECPLTHDNTDEKKSQVSTHILYGTNILKINNTVLPSLNICTLIIDDTGECKDKLDSWPFTMEIFTCSFIIIFIAFVLFTIWKRIRKENDRISDQENIELESEVTLMENNEITY